One genomic region from Ornithinicoccus hortensis encodes:
- a CDS encoding S1C family serine protease: MRPTAEPRASLLTPASHRRPLTTLSLALPVALLAAGCAGGDAPSVSTPTADTPTVAAADNAVVTAEPADVEDVADAGSGGAISSFDQAQPAVIQIVAQGSLRDPEVGMRTTAGSGSGFVISPDGLAVTNNHVVTGAATLEVYIGGDTTRSYNARVVGASECNDLALIDISESAPLPYLEWSDEPIATGLEIYAAGFPLGDPEYTLTRGIVAKAKAGGDLTGLSSIDHTIEHDAKTHPGNSGGPLLTVDGQVAGVHYAGGRARETTDHQHFGIAHDLAAPVVEKMREGDFESLGINGAPVFDEALGISGIWVSGVKPGSTAAKSQVLPGDIITTLNGLPMGTDGTMRDYCDVLRTAGDGSPMAIEVLRWDSQEVLRGELNNPIEDQVALTPVISFADQIGDDLADSGDDGEVTYSYEPVVDDFNQITVNVPTAWADHNTLPQTDEDGMSWPFIAAAADLDRFQQRWDEPGLVFTMTDPIEDIEGFLDEFGYEQYCTLEESAPYDDGVFMGSYRIYSACGGGDAMLVSLTANHVDGSGAAALMAQLVTDADVDALDQALRTFNTVG, from the coding sequence ATGCGCCCCACCGCCGAGCCCCGTGCCTCGTTGCTCACCCCCGCTTCCCACCGTCGTCCGCTGACCACGCTTTCCCTGGCCCTCCCGGTGGCCCTGCTCGCCGCCGGCTGCGCCGGCGGTGACGCCCCCTCCGTCTCGACCCCGACCGCCGACACGCCGACGGTGGCGGCGGCCGACAATGCCGTGGTGACGGCCGAGCCGGCCGACGTGGAGGACGTGGCGGACGCGGGCTCCGGCGGAGCGATCAGCAGCTTCGACCAGGCGCAGCCGGCCGTGATCCAGATCGTGGCGCAGGGCTCGTTGCGCGACCCCGAGGTCGGGATGCGGACCACCGCCGGCTCCGGCAGCGGTTTCGTGATCAGCCCCGACGGTCTGGCCGTCACCAACAACCACGTGGTCACCGGCGCCGCGACCCTCGAGGTCTACATCGGCGGGGACACCACCCGTAGCTACAACGCCCGCGTCGTCGGCGCCTCCGAGTGCAACGACCTGGCCCTGATCGACATCAGCGAGTCCGCGCCGCTGCCCTACCTGGAGTGGTCCGACGAGCCCATCGCCACCGGGCTGGAGATCTACGCCGCCGGCTTCCCGCTCGGCGACCCGGAGTACACCCTGACCCGCGGCATCGTGGCCAAGGCCAAGGCGGGCGGCGACCTGACCGGCCTGTCCTCCATCGACCACACCATCGAGCACGACGCGAAGACCCACCCGGGCAACTCGGGCGGCCCGTTGCTCACCGTCGACGGCCAGGTGGCCGGCGTCCACTACGCCGGTGGCCGGGCGCGGGAGACCACCGACCACCAGCACTTCGGCATCGCCCACGACCTGGCCGCCCCGGTCGTGGAGAAGATGCGCGAGGGCGACTTCGAGTCCCTGGGCATCAACGGTGCCCCCGTGTTCGACGAGGCCCTGGGGATCAGCGGGATCTGGGTCTCCGGCGTCAAGCCGGGCTCCACCGCCGCCAAGTCCCAGGTCCTGCCCGGCGACATCATCACCACCCTGAACGGCCTGCCGATGGGCACCGACGGCACCATGCGGGACTACTGCGACGTGCTCCGGACGGCCGGCGACGGCAGCCCGATGGCGATCGAGGTGCTCCGCTGGGACAGCCAGGAGGTGCTCCGCGGGGAGTTGAACAACCCGATCGAGGACCAGGTCGCACTCACCCCGGTGATCTCCTTCGCCGACCAGATCGGCGACGACCTCGCGGATTCCGGCGACGACGGCGAGGTCACCTACAGCTACGAGCCGGTGGTGGACGACTTCAACCAGATCACCGTCAACGTCCCGACCGCGTGGGCGGACCACAACACCCTCCCGCAGACCGACGAGGACGGCATGTCCTGGCCGTTCATCGCCGCGGCCGCCGACCTCGACCGGTTCCAGCAGCGCTGGGACGAGCCAGGGCTGGTGTTCACCATGACCGACCCGATCGAGGACATCGAGGGCTTCCTGGACGAGTTCGGCTACGAGCAGTACTGCACCCTGGAGGAGTCCGCCCCCTACGACGACGGCGTGTTCATGGGGTCCTACCGGATCTACAGCGCCTGCGGGGGCGGCGACGCCATGCTGGTCTCGCTGACGGCCAACCACGTGGACGGCTCCGGAGCGGCGGCGCTGATGGCCCAGTTGGTGACGGACGCCGACGTCGATGCGCTGGACCAGGCGCTGCGGACCTTCAACACGGTCGGCTGA
- a CDS encoding universal stress protein gives MTILVGFAPHKDDSSAIELGATLARSRGDDLLVVSVVPAPWPTPLPGGADKEFASWSRERGEAAVAEAEQLLAQHCPDLDTEATWVTGRSVPSTLWSRAREAKASLIALGSGNNGPWGQVVVSTTADWLLHTAEVPVAVGTRGYRADPDSRVSRVTCAFRGDDASRRVLRQTAHLCSDMGVPMRVVTFAVQGRSMHTAGVSGAEEMVADRWVEQVGAAQAHAVEGLTGVDPETVEQLVAAGRDWTSAFRRVDWIADEVLVVGSSVSSPVTRLFLGHAATKIVRQSPTPVIVVP, from the coding sequence ATGACGATCCTGGTCGGCTTCGCCCCCCACAAGGACGACTCCTCCGCGATCGAACTGGGTGCGACCCTCGCCCGCTCCCGGGGCGACGACCTGCTCGTGGTCAGCGTGGTGCCGGCGCCCTGGCCGACTCCGCTGCCCGGGGGCGCGGACAAGGAGTTCGCCAGCTGGTCGCGGGAGCGGGGAGAGGCTGCTGTCGCCGAGGCGGAACAGTTGCTGGCCCAGCACTGCCCCGACCTGGACACGGAGGCCACCTGGGTCACCGGCCGGTCGGTCCCCTCCACCCTGTGGAGCCGGGCCCGGGAGGCGAAGGCCTCGCTGATCGCCCTCGGCTCGGGCAACAACGGCCCGTGGGGCCAGGTCGTGGTCAGCACCACCGCGGACTGGTTGCTGCACACCGCCGAGGTCCCCGTCGCCGTCGGGACCCGCGGGTACCGGGCCGACCCCGACAGCCGGGTCAGCCGGGTGACCTGCGCGTTCCGCGGGGACGACGCCTCCCGCCGAGTGCTCCGGCAGACGGCCCACCTGTGCAGCGACATGGGCGTGCCGATGCGGGTGGTGACTTTCGCCGTCCAGGGCAGGTCGATGCACACCGCCGGGGTCAGCGGCGCCGAGGAGATGGTGGCCGACCGCTGGGTCGAGCAGGTGGGTGCCGCCCAGGCACACGCGGTCGAGGGGCTGACGGGGGTCGACCCGGAGACGGTGGAGCAACTCGTAGCGGCGGGGCGCGACTGGACCTCGGCCTTCCGCCGGGTCGACTGGATCGCCGACGAGGTCCTGGTGGTCGGTTCCTCGGTGAGCAGCCCGGTGACCCGACTCTTCCTGGGGCACGCCGCGACCAAGATCGTGCGGCAGTCCCCCACGCCGGTCATCGTCGTCCCCTGA
- a CDS encoding APC family permease, protein MSRMSLGTQFTRRKPIGAARTGSADEHLEPSFGTFSLMMFGVGATVGTGIFFVLQEAVPDAGPAVVISFLVAGLAAGLSAICYAEMASTIPVSGSTYSYTYHTLGELMAMVIAACVILEYGVAAGAVAVGWSGYFNNLLDNTIGVSLPDSLSYSPVPFEGDPSGLINLPAVVLVFLCTLLLIRGASESARVNAIMVVVKIGVLMLFVVIGLTAFKSDHFAGFWDAGFAGIGAAAATIFFSFIGLDAVSTAGEEVRDPQKALPRAIIGALFVVVAVYLLVALAGVGAQEVERFEDPEQQSAGLSVILTNITGSSIPGTILAAGAVISIFSVTLVTLYGQTRILFAMGRDRMLPEKFAHVNPRTMTPTFNTIVAGTVVALIAGFVPAGYLWDTVSIGTLTAFSVVAISVIVLRRREPDLERPFKVPGYPVVPILTVVVCVYMLTNLSLITWSVFLIWLVLVLAFYLLWGRHHSRLDPDSDAAPLETVED, encoded by the coding sequence ATGTCCAGAATGAGTCTCGGCACGCAGTTCACTCGACGCAAGCCGATCGGCGCTGCCCGCACGGGATCGGCGGACGAACACCTGGAGCCCAGTTTCGGCACCTTCTCGCTGATGATGTTCGGCGTCGGCGCGACCGTCGGCACCGGGATCTTCTTCGTCCTGCAGGAGGCCGTGCCGGATGCCGGCCCGGCGGTGGTGATCTCGTTCCTGGTCGCCGGTCTCGCGGCCGGCCTGTCCGCGATCTGCTACGCCGAGATGGCGAGCACGATCCCGGTGAGCGGCTCGACCTATTCGTACACCTACCACACGCTTGGCGAGCTCATGGCCATGGTGATCGCGGCCTGTGTGATCTTGGAGTATGGCGTGGCGGCCGGGGCGGTGGCGGTCGGCTGGAGCGGGTACTTCAACAACCTGCTGGACAACACCATCGGGGTCAGCCTGCCGGACTCGCTGTCCTACTCACCCGTCCCGTTCGAGGGCGACCCCTCCGGCCTGATCAACCTGCCGGCCGTCGTCCTCGTCTTCCTGTGCACGTTGCTGCTGATCCGCGGGGCGAGCGAGTCGGCGCGGGTCAACGCCATCATGGTGGTCGTCAAGATCGGCGTGCTGATGCTGTTCGTCGTGATCGGGTTGACCGCGTTCAAGTCGGACCACTTCGCGGGCTTCTGGGACGCGGGCTTCGCCGGCATCGGCGCGGCGGCCGCTACGATCTTCTTCTCCTTCATCGGGTTGGATGCGGTCTCGACCGCCGGCGAGGAGGTGCGGGACCCGCAGAAGGCGCTCCCCCGGGCCATCATCGGCGCCCTCTTCGTCGTCGTCGCGGTCTATCTGCTGGTGGCCCTGGCCGGGGTCGGGGCGCAGGAGGTGGAGCGCTTCGAGGATCCCGAGCAGCAGAGTGCCGGGCTCTCGGTGATCCTGACCAACATCACCGGGTCCTCCATTCCGGGCACGATCCTGGCGGCCGGCGCGGTGATCTCCATCTTCTCGGTCACCCTGGTCACCCTCTACGGCCAGACCCGCATCCTGTTCGCGATGGGCCGGGACCGGATGCTCCCGGAGAAGTTCGCGCACGTGAACCCGCGGACCATGACGCCCACCTTCAACACGATCGTGGCCGGCACCGTCGTGGCCCTCATCGCCGGTTTCGTCCCCGCCGGCTACCTCTGGGACACGGTCTCCATCGGCACGCTGACCGCCTTCTCGGTCGTCGCGATCTCGGTGATCGTCCTGCGCCGCAGGGAGCCTGACCTGGAGCGTCCGTTCAAGGTGCCCGGCTACCCGGTGGTGCCGATCCTGACCGTGGTGGTCTGCGTCTACATGCTGACCAACCTCTCGCTGATCACCTGGTCGGTCTTCCTGATCTGGCTGGTGCTCGTGCTCGCGTTCTACCTGCTGTGGGGCCGGCACCACTCCCGGCTGGATCCGGACAGCGACGCGGCGCCCCTCGAGACGGTGGAGGACTGA